A window from Brachionichthys hirsutus isolate HB-005 chromosome 4, CSIRO-AGI_Bhir_v1, whole genome shotgun sequence encodes these proteins:
- the sncaip gene encoding synphilin-1, translated as MMEAPEYLDLDEIDFSDDSVYSVTSLKSIPELSRRSDGQAEERPAPAINWSRGVSSHGGGGIKPTGLADVHSKFRPVKRVSPLKHQPEATDSDSDGKVQGQGLGEPGEGSKDDLGSDKATRASTSSEGTEGKAKGLGVGGSDAQCLFGELEHYDLDMDEILDVPYIKSSQQTSTLPRVPHDKRSVTGSNLGGGTLERSRGGLKNSTLPHNEPLGLGSSGSQTPYCVLSPVKWSDLRKSKSMDPDLQHLHRSPVGGGYQSETHSSGLLSCSSSLSSFSDAEKLLSARVYPDSQTQRPSVEPPGGPALMFPLPGCGTGRQDISKPWAPGAGGGGSGVQRFGGGGVTGGEVDEDNKKNQNIINIVREGQISLLPHLAADNLELIRDEDGNNLLHISACQGHADCLQHLTSLMGEDGLNERNSQQLTPAGLGVKNGHLECVRWMVSETEAIAELSCTREHPSLIHYAARHGQEKVLLWLLQFMQEQAISLDEVDQNGNTAVHVAAQYGHLTCIQTLVEYGSNVTVQNQQGERPSQSAERQGHTTCARYLVVVETCMSLASQVVKLTKQLNEQAVERMTLQKQLQRLTEANKAEGTPSRSPSSHQPSVEAWPEMMLTAEGTQGDSQWSVRQGGVGSDPVLRQLLGKDLPDAMCPKERLPPACSLGRDGPATLGAPGAPGTRRTGLVERRELKLARLKQIMQRSLSESDSDGCPPEEGKNQGAPASTGLRPDRPSHLPIAEEEPVSDHLKNPLASSSSAEKKLSLSISGSKSMDSVGCNPSPTSGDPDAADGKTPDASADLHDAANSQKNATSPKSALKSPSSRRKTSQNLKLRVTFDEQVHKSPRQEAEQSKGHHGKERTPTGSSESKRSFGAFRSIMETLSGNTNHNNNHSGGQTGSSFQNSPGRKSESKGSPGGAAKGKSKTSSV; from the exons ATGATGGAAGCTCCTGAATACCTGGACCTGGATGAGATTGACTTCTCCGATGATTCAGTG TATTCTGTGACTTCTCTGAAGAGCATCCCAGAGTTATCCAGGAGGAGTGACGGCCAGGCGGAGGAGAGACCAG ctccagccaTCAACTGGAGCCGTGGCGTTTCCTCACACGGCGGCGGTGGAATCAAACCCACGGGGCTCGCTGACGTCCATAGTAAATTTCGGCCAGTGAAGAGAGTTTCCCCTCTCAAACATCAACCAGAGGCCACTGACTCGGACTCTGATGGTAAAGTTCAGGGTCAAGGACTGGGCGAACCCGGGGAGGGCAGCAAGGATGACCTCGGCTCTGACAAAGCGACCCgggcctccacctcctctgagGGAACAGAGGGGAAGGCGAAGGGCCTCGGCGTTGGAGGTAGCGACGCCCAATGTCTGTTTGGGGAGCTGGAGCACTATGATTTGGACATGGATGAGATCCTGGATGTGCCTTATATCAAGTCCAGTCAGCAGACGTCCACTCTGCCTCGCGTCCCCCATGACAAGCGCTCGGTGACAGGGAGCAACCTGGGTGGAGGCACGCTGGAGAGGAGCCGAGGAGGGCTGAAGAACTCCACATTACCCCACAATGAGCCGCTGGGCCTGGGCAGCAGCGGCTCACAGACACCG TACTGCGTTCTGTCTCCGGTGAAGTGGTCAGACCTGAGGAAGTCCAAGTCCATGGATCCAGACCTCCAGCACCTCCACCGCTCCCCAGTTGGGGGAGGCTACCAGTCCGAGACGCACTCCTCTGGgctcctcagctgctcctcctccctctcctcattCTCCGATGCAG AAAAGCTTCTGTCAGCGCGGGTCTATCCTGACTCCCAGACGCAGAGGCCGAGCGTGGAGCCTCCAGGAGGTCCGGCGCTGATGTTCCCCCTGCCGGGATGTGGCACGGGCAGGCAGGACATCTCTAAGCCCTGGGctcctggagcaggaggaggaggcagtggAGTGCAAAGATTCGGAGGAGGTGGAGTAACTGGAGGGGAGGTGGATGAGGACAACAAGAAGAACCAGAACATCATCAATATAGTCCGAGAGGGGCAGATCTCTTTGCTG CCTCACCTGGCAGCAGATAACCTGGAGCTGATCAGAGATGAGGATGGGAACAACCTGCTGCATATCTCAGCCTGCCAGGGTCACGCTGACTGTCTGCAGCACCTCACCTCGCTGATGGGGGAGGACGGCCTCAACGAACGCAACAGCCAGCAGCTCACACCTGCTGGTCTGGGCGTCAAG AACGGTCATCTTGAGTGTGTGCGGTGGATGGTGAGTGAGACGGAAGCCATCGCAGAGCTGAGCTGCACCAGAGAGCATCCCAGTCTGATCCACTACGCTGCTCGCCATGGACAG GAGAAGGTCCTGTTGTGGTTGCTTCAGTTCATGCAGGAACAGGCAATCTCCTTGGACGAGGTCGACCAGAACGGAAACACCGCGGTCCACGTCGCAGCTCAGTATGGACACCTGACCTGTATACAG actCTGGTGGAGTATGGCTCCAACGTGACGGTCcagaaccagcagggggagcggCCTTCCCAGAGTGCCGAGCGGCAGGGACACACTACATGTGCTCGATACCTGGTCGTCGTGGAAACCTGTATGTCGTTGGCCTCACAGGTGGTTAAACTCACCAAACAGCTCAATGA ACAGGCAGTGGAAAGAATGACTCTACAGaaacagctgcagagactgacGGAAGCCAACAAGGCAGAAGGGACGCCCTCCAGATCACCTAG TTCCCATCAGCCCTCAGTGGAGGCGTGGCCAGAGATGATGTTGACAGCAGAGGGGACACAGGGTGACAGTCAATGGTCGGTCCGTCAGGGAGGTGTGGGGTCGGACCCTGTGCTGAGGCAGCTGCTGGGGAAGGACCTGCCAGACGCAATGTGTCCCAAAGAGAGGCTGCCTCCAGCATGCAGCCTGGGCAGAGATGGTCCCGCGACCCTCGGGGCCCCCGGGGCCCCCGGAACACGCAGAACCGGCCTGGTGGAGCGGCGAGAACTCAAACTAGCAAGACTCAAGCAGATCATGCAGCGCTCTCTGAGTGAATCTGATTcagatggctgtccaccagAAGAAGGTAAAAATCAGGGGGCTCCGGCCTCGACCGGGCTGCGACCGGATCGACCGTCCCACCTGCCGATCGCAGAGGAGGAGCCAGTGTCCGACCACCTGAAGAACCCCCtcgcttcttcttcctcagctgaGAAGAAGTTGTCACTTTCTATCAGCGGGTCAAAGTCGATGGATAGCGTGGGCTGCAATCCTTCACCCACCTCCGGCGACCCCGACGCCGCAGACGGTAAAACTCCAGATGCTTCCGCTGACCTCCACGATGCTGCCAACAGTCAGAAGAATGCCACCAGCCCCAAGAGCGCCCTGAAGTCACCCTCATCTCGCAGGAAGACGTCTCAGAACCTCAAACTGAGGGTGACCTTCGATGAGCAGGTCCACAAGAGCCCCAGGCAAGAGGCGGAGCAGAGCAAAGGGCATCATGGGAAGGAGCGGACTCCGACGGGAAGTTCTGAAAGCAAACGGTCATTCGGGGCTTTTCGCTCCATCATGGAGACGCTGAGTGGAAACACAAACCACAACAATAACCATAGCGGTGGTCAGACCGGCTCCTCCTTTCAGAACTCGCCTGGCAGGAAGTCAGAGAGTAAAGGCAGCCCAGGAGGAGCCGCTAAAGGCAAGAGCAAAACCAGCAGCGTTTAA